A portion of the Halococcus agarilyticus genome contains these proteins:
- a CDS encoding PsbP-related protein has protein sequence MTRAAKNGTDGRSDASDGTQNGSSADSNADTDTEADAGNGGDSGATGNDASGFETYTNSEHGYSLEYPADWEVSEGGPEESESVHLEGSDGSDVTVDVEESNGQTAKGFADGVISAFGDRIEVVSREEMALSSGQKGHFFEYKINSDETGAVTQTKFLYVVADGNLYQIEAGSGTGIDEETSQLLDKIMESFTMGK, from the coding sequence GTGACTCGGGCGGCGAAAAACGGGACCGACGGCAGGAGTGATGCCAGCGACGGCACACAGAACGGCAGTTCGGCCGACTCGAACGCCGACACCGACACCGAGGCCGACGCTGGGAACGGCGGCGACTCCGGAGCGACGGGGAACGATGCATCCGGGTTCGAGACGTACACTAACAGCGAGCACGGGTACAGCCTCGAATATCCTGCAGATTGGGAAGTCTCCGAAGGGGGCCCGGAGGAGTCGGAAAGCGTCCACCTCGAAGGAAGCGACGGCTCGGACGTTACCGTAGACGTCGAAGAGTCTAACGGGCAAACGGCGAAAGGGTTCGCCGACGGGGTGATAAGCGCATTCGGGGATCGCATCGAGGTCGTATCACGCGAGGAGATGGCGTTGTCGAGCGGTCAGAAGGGACATTTCTTCGAGTACAAGATCAACAGCGACGAGACTGGGGCCGTCACTCAAACGAAATTTCTCTACGTAGTCGCAGATGGGAATCTTTACCAAATCGAGGCGGGATCGGGAACCGGCATCGATGAGGAAACCAGCCAGCTTCTGGACAAGATCATGGAGTCGTTCACCATGGGTAAGTGA